Proteins encoded within one genomic window of Odocoileus virginianus isolate 20LAN1187 ecotype Illinois unplaced genomic scaffold, Ovbor_1.2 Unplaced_Contig_6, whole genome shotgun sequence:
- the XG gene encoding glycoprotein Xg isoform X5 has translation MEAWQGLFSLTFLCFLLHVRGEYGDFDLADALDDPEPTKKPSSGIYPNPRPPYHPQPGNPDNSGNIYPRPRPPYHPQPGNPDTGGNIYPRPRPPYHPQPGNPDTGGNIYPRPKPPPPRPQPGNSGGFLSDSDLSDGGHYPPRPPAGGGGGGGYHPGHDSYGRGGRGRPGFPGTNYGGGGYSTPGNQQGNRIAQIASPIVSVVVVTLIGAAVSYYNRRRNCLRTNEPQAV, from the exons GGGAGTATGGTGACTTTGATTTGGCCGACGCTCTCGACGACCCCG AGCCCACCAAGAAGCCAAGCTCAG GTATCTACCCCAACCCAAGGCCCCCCTATCACCCACAGCCTGGAAATCCCGACAACAGTGGAA ATATCTACCCCAGGCCGAGGCCCCCTTACCACCCACAGCCTGGAAATCCCGACACCGGTGGAA ATATCTACCCCAGGCCGAGGCCCCCTTACCACCCACAGCCTGGAAATCCCGACACCGGTGGAA ATATCTACCCAAGGCCGAAGCCGCCGCCTCCTCGCCCGCAGCCTGGGAACAGTGGAG GCTTCCTGAGCGACTCGGACCTCAGCGACGGTGGCCACTACCCGCCCAGGCCGCCCGCAG GAGGCGGCGGTGGAGGCGGCTACCACCCGGGTCACGACAGCTACG GACGAGGAGGGCGCGGCAGACCCGGCTTTCCTGGCACTAATTATG GTGGAGGCGGCTACTCCACGCCCGGCAACCAGCAAG GCAACAGGATAGCGCAGATTGCATCTCCCATCGTCTCCGTGGTGGTGGTGACGCTGATTGGGGCGGCAGTCAGCTACTATAACCGGAGGAGAAACTGTCTCAGGACAAACG AACCACAGGCTGTCTGA
- the XG gene encoding glycoprotein Xg isoform X4 produces the protein MFKANPSASRNGSQNHGIYPNPRPPYHPQPGNPDNSGNIYPRPRPPYHPQPGNPDTGGNIYPRPRPPYHPQPGNPDTGGNIYPRPKPPPPRPQPGNSGGFLSDSDLSDGGHYPPRPPAGGGGGGGYHPGHDSYGRGGRGRPGFPGTNYGGGGYSTPGNQQGNRIAQIASPIVSVVVVTLIGAAVSYYNRRRNCLRTNEPQAV, from the exons ATGTTTAAAGCAAACCCAAGTGCTTCACGAAATGGATCGCAAAATCACG GTATCTACCCCAACCCAAGGCCCCCCTATCACCCACAGCCTGGAAATCCCGACAACAGTGGAA ATATCTACCCCAGGCCGAGGCCCCCTTACCACCCACAGCCTGGAAATCCCGACACCGGTGGAA ATATCTACCCCAGGCCGAGGCCCCCTTACCACCCACAGCCTGGAAATCCCGACACCGGTGGAA ATATCTACCCAAGGCCGAAGCCGCCGCCTCCTCGCCCGCAGCCTGGGAACAGTGGAG GCTTCCTGAGCGACTCGGACCTCAGCGACGGTGGCCACTACCCGCCCAGGCCGCCCGCAG GAGGCGGCGGTGGAGGCGGCTACCACCCGGGTCACGACAGCTACG GACGAGGAGGGCGCGGCAGACCCGGCTTTCCTGGCACTAATTATG GTGGAGGCGGCTACTCCACGCCCGGCAACCAGCAAG GCAACAGGATAGCGCAGATTGCATCTCCCATCGTCTCCGTGGTGGTGGTGACGCTGATTGGGGCGGCAGTCAGCTACTATAACCGGAGGAGAAACTGTCTCAGGACAAACG AACCACAGGCTGTCTGA
- the XG gene encoding glycoprotein Xg isoform X2, which yields MEAWQGLFSLTFLCFLLHVRGEYGDFDLADALDDPEPTKKPSSGIYPNPRPPYHPQPGNPDNSGNIYPRPRPPYHPQPGNPDTGGNIYPRPRPPYHPQPGNPDTGGNIYPRPKPPPPRPQPGNSGGFLSDSDLSDGGHYPPRPPAGGGGGGGYHPGHDSYGGGGYSTPGNQQGNRIAQIASPIVSVVVVTLIGAAVSYYNRRRNCLRTNEPQAV from the exons GGGAGTATGGTGACTTTGATTTGGCCGACGCTCTCGACGACCCCG AGCCCACCAAGAAGCCAAGCTCAG GTATCTACCCCAACCCAAGGCCCCCCTATCACCCACAGCCTGGAAATCCCGACAACAGTGGAA ATATCTACCCCAGGCCGAGGCCCCCTTACCACCCACAGCCTGGAAATCCCGACACCGGTGGAA ATATCTACCCCAGGCCGAGGCCCCCTTACCACCCACAGCCTGGAAATCCCGACACCGGTGGAA ATATCTACCCAAGGCCGAAGCCGCCGCCTCCTCGCCCGCAGCCTGGGAACAGTGGAG GCTTCCTGAGCGACTCGGACCTCAGCGACGGTGGCCACTACCCGCCCAGGCCGCCCGCAG GAGGCGGCGGTGGAGGCGGCTACCACCCGGGTCACGACAGCTACG GTGGAGGCGGCTACTCCACGCCCGGCAACCAGCAAG GCAACAGGATAGCGCAGATTGCATCTCCCATCGTCTCCGTGGTGGTGGTGACGCTGATTGGGGCGGCAGTCAGCTACTATAACCGGAGGAGAAACTGTCTCAGGACAAACG AACCACAGGCTGTCTGA
- the XG gene encoding glycoprotein Xg isoform X1: MAVNCQSVESKIRPRSDGGEYGDFDLADALDDPEPTKKPSSGIYPNPRPPYHPQPGNPDNSGNIYPRPRPPYHPQPGNPDTGGNIYPRPRPPYHPQPGNPDTGGNIYPRPKPPPPRPQPGNSGGFLSDSDLSDGGHYPPRPPAGGGGGGGYHPGHDSYGRGGRGRPGFPGTNYGGGGYSTPGNQQGNRIAQIASPIVSVVVVTLIGAAVSYYNRRRNCLRTNEPQAV; the protein is encoded by the exons GGGAGTATGGTGACTTTGATTTGGCCGACGCTCTCGACGACCCCG AGCCCACCAAGAAGCCAAGCTCAG GTATCTACCCCAACCCAAGGCCCCCCTATCACCCACAGCCTGGAAATCCCGACAACAGTGGAA ATATCTACCCCAGGCCGAGGCCCCCTTACCACCCACAGCCTGGAAATCCCGACACCGGTGGAA ATATCTACCCCAGGCCGAGGCCCCCTTACCACCCACAGCCTGGAAATCCCGACACCGGTGGAA ATATCTACCCAAGGCCGAAGCCGCCGCCTCCTCGCCCGCAGCCTGGGAACAGTGGAG GCTTCCTGAGCGACTCGGACCTCAGCGACGGTGGCCACTACCCGCCCAGGCCGCCCGCAG GAGGCGGCGGTGGAGGCGGCTACCACCCGGGTCACGACAGCTACG GACGAGGAGGGCGCGGCAGACCCGGCTTTCCTGGCACTAATTATG GTGGAGGCGGCTACTCCACGCCCGGCAACCAGCAAG GCAACAGGATAGCGCAGATTGCATCTCCCATCGTCTCCGTGGTGGTGGTGACGCTGATTGGGGCGGCAGTCAGCTACTATAACCGGAGGAGAAACTGTCTCAGGACAAACG AACCACAGGCTGTCTGA
- the XG gene encoding glycoprotein Xg isoform X3, with protein sequence MEAWQGLFSLTFLCFLLHVRGEYGDFDLADALDDPEPTKKPSSGIYPNPRPPYHPQPGNPDNSGNIYPRPRPPYHPQPGNPDTGGNIYPRPKPPPPRPQPGNSGGFLSDSDLSDGGHYPPRPPAGGGGGGGYHPGHDSYGRGGRGRPGFPGTNYGGGGYSTPGNQQGNRIAQIASPIVSVVVVTLIGAAVSYYNRRRNCLRTNEPQAV encoded by the exons GGGAGTATGGTGACTTTGATTTGGCCGACGCTCTCGACGACCCCG AGCCCACCAAGAAGCCAAGCTCAG GTATCTACCCCAACCCAAGGCCCCCCTATCACCCACAGCCTGGAAATCCCGACAACAGTGGAA ATATCTACCCCAGGCCGAGGCCCCCTTACCACCCACAGCCTGGAAATCCCGACACCGGTGGAA ATATCTACCCAAGGCCGAAGCCGCCGCCTCCTCGCCCGCAGCCTGGGAACAGTGGAG GCTTCCTGAGCGACTCGGACCTCAGCGACGGTGGCCACTACCCGCCCAGGCCGCCCGCAG GAGGCGGCGGTGGAGGCGGCTACCACCCGGGTCACGACAGCTACG GACGAGGAGGGCGCGGCAGACCCGGCTTTCCTGGCACTAATTATG GTGGAGGCGGCTACTCCACGCCCGGCAACCAGCAAG GCAACAGGATAGCGCAGATTGCATCTCCCATCGTCTCCGTGGTGGTGGTGACGCTGATTGGGGCGGCAGTCAGCTACTATAACCGGAGGAGAAACTGTCTCAGGACAAACG AACCACAGGCTGTCTGA